From a single Hypanus sabinus isolate sHypSab1 chromosome 7, sHypSab1.hap1, whole genome shotgun sequence genomic region:
- the LOC132396884 gene encoding zinc finger protein 229-like, which yields MLFTCSDCGKAFTQKSKLQAHQRVHTGEKPFTCSECGKGFTQKSNLVSHYRVHTGERPLTCSDCGKAFTHAFTLQRHQQIHTGERPFTCSECGKGFTQSWHLNEHRRVHTGEKPFTCSDCGKNFTHSSNLQKHQLVHTGERSFTCSDCGKRFTQKSNLVSHYRIHTGEKPYICSDCGKAFTHSSTLQRHQQVHTAEWSFTCSECGKGFPQKSNLVSHYRVHTGERPFSCSECGKAFADSSKLERHQQVHTGEKPFSCSDCGKAFTDTSALQRHQRVHTGEKPFTCLDCGKAFTDSSTLQRHQRVHTGEKPFTCSECGKGFTQSSKLVSHYRVHTGERPFTCSVCGKGFTQSWHLNKHQRVHIGEKPFTCSECGEKFTRSSELEVHQQVHSGERPFTSSYYGK from the coding sequence AtgttgttcacctgctcagactgtgggaaggcattcactcaGAAATCCAAACTGcaggcacaccagcgagttcacactggtgagaaaccattcacctgctctgaatgtgggaaaggattcactcagaaATCCAACCTTGTGTCTCAttaccgagttcacactggggagaggccgttgacttgctcagactgtgggaaggcattcacacacgcTTTCACACTGCAGAGgcaccagcaaattcacactggggagaggcctttcacctgttctgaatgtgggaagggattcactcagtcatggcACCTGAATGAAcatcggcgagttcacactggagagaaaccGTTCActtgttcagactgtgggaagaactTCACTCATTCGTCGAACCTGCAGAAACACCAgttggttcacactggggagaggtctttcacctgctcagactgtgggaagagattcactcagaaATCTAACCTTGTGTCACATtaccgaattcacactggggagaagccgtacatctgctcagactgtgggaaggcattcacgcactcatccacactacagagacaccagcaagttcacactgcgGAGTGGTCATTCACCTGcagtgaatgtgggaagggattccctcAGAAATCTAACCTTGTGTCACAttatcgagttcacactggggagaggccattctcctgctctgaatgtgggaaggcattcgCAGATTCATCCAAGCTAgagagacaccagcaagttcacactggggaaaaacccttcagctgctcagactgtgggaaggcattcacagaTACATCCGcgctacagagacaccagcgagttcacacgggggagaaaccattcacctgcttagactgtgggaaggcattcacagaCTCATCCACGTTAcaaagacaccagcgagttcacactggagagaaaccattcacttgctctgaatgtggaaagggattcacacagtcatccaaACTTGTGTCACAttaccgagttcacactggggagaggccgttcacctgctctgtatgtgggaagggattcactcagtcatggcACTTGAacaaacatcagcgagttcacattggggagaaaccgttcacctgctctgaatgtggagaGAAATTCACTCGGTCATCAGAGTTGGAAGTTCATCAGCAAGTTCactctggagagaggccattcaccagCTCCTACTATGGGAAATGA